From the Juglans microcarpa x Juglans regia isolate MS1-56 chromosome 3D, Jm3101_v1.0, whole genome shotgun sequence genome, the window GTTATGTAATAATAAGCTTCAAATGTGATCAACTCATTGTCACGCAAATGATATGAGATTGTAACCCAAAGGCTCAATAGATTGTTAAGATTTTGAAACAATCCCCCTCCCacccaaaagaaaatgaaaaaaaaaaaaaaaaagacaaatggGACAGTGTGCCATAGTGGGGATAATGAAGGTAAGCTTGTATTATCCATCAAAATAAGTACTCTAGTGTACCTGATTGAAGACCTACAAAATAAAAGAGCATGATCTTAGAGGGGCTACTTTGCTTTTTTGGTACCCAAGGGTGTTGAGGGCAATGAGGAGGAAGATAAATAAACGGTGGGAGACTCGGCGAAAGCTATAAATTCATGCACTCTTTCATAGCTTATATCTGAAGctatccaaaaaagaaaaaatcacaaatcCAACCTGATCTGATGCTTATAAGTCATAACGTGTATATTATATGCATACAAGTATGAAAGTATTTATGGTTCCTTTTTTCCTGGAAACTAAAGCGAAGGGAGATGTCATGACAGAGAAACACTAGCACAAGCTACGGAATTAATTTCTCCTTCTTGTCTTTCCATTCATCAATTTTAGCTTCTATCTTTGCATGCACTATTGCCTGAAAACCTGGGTATGGCTCATAACCGAAGAAGTTCTGAAGTGCCTGAGGGAATGAAAAAGGCAGAGATATATAACAGTCCTATATCAGAGAGGATAATGGATCGGGAAAATAAACTGAagttacattaaaaaaaatacctccAGCAACACAAAGAAAGGAGCCATTATAAAGGCTTGAACAAGGTTGTCCAAAAGAGCTGGTGCTCGTTTCTGTAGAACACGATTGGGTTTAAGGCGTTTATAAATATGACAAGTCATTAACCATGTCATGAACAACAAAATTGTATAAAAGAATTGTAAgtgtatcattttccaaattagTTACCTCAAAAATACCATGGCCAATAAATTGTCCAGTCCAACACAGTAGCTGAGCCACCAAAACAACCTGAAGATAGGTTTGTAGTGGTAGAacataaatgagataaaacgaAGATCCCTCATGTAATGAAGATTATCAAGAAGTAGTAGATGGCTCAAAGTAGTAACAAGAAAAACTTGGAAGTATAGAAAGCTGGTGTTAATGCAGTCCAAAAACTTTCTTCCAGAGAAACAGAAGCAAATGCaatgtaaaaagaaaacttCTCCGACTGCCAAACCTAGACAGATAAAAGCCCCATATGCTCTGTGAGTTTCACACATCTACCTCTTTCACTAAATTATATCAAACAGAGACCAAGGGCCTTTATGAAGCAAACTCAAGTCCAACTTCTCATGCTTAACCTTGCAATGCTTGCAGTGCGAAAAAACTACACCAAGAAGAAAGTGTGATGGGATTTCTAATTCATCAAACAACCTTATGACATCGAGAACAAGCCATTTGTTTTGAGCCATGTCATAATGGGGGCAGAGTGTCAACTAATTGAAACACAAGCGCAAGATTCCAAGGTGTCTTTAGAGTTATTACGTTTATATCATGATTATAATATACCAATGAACAGAGAAAGACAAAGAAGTCAACAAATCTAAAAATGAATGCCCCCATATTTTTCACTAATTCATCTTGCAGTTTTTACCTAATATTGATTACAAAATTCCTACTAAAAAGGCCCTTCAGTGAACCAAAATAAACAGGGGGTTCTCTTTTAACAAGCAGAGTTAAAAAGGCAGAGAAGAAACGTTTCCAGTAGGGCAAAGTCTTGATCACTAATCTAATGCGAATATTACAGTTTAGTAAAATCTCAGCATATGATATAATAAGGCCGCATATAAAATAACAGACGCAACAAAGAAAATAAGGTGCAAGCTATAGAAACACTAATTTCTCCCCATAAAAGGCCTAATAGGAGGAGTGAGGTATCTCCTTATAAAGCCCAGGATGAGTTTGTTCCTAAACCATGTGGAACTTCTCAATACGCCCCCTCACATGTGGGGTGGTATTTCCGGTACCATTATCGTGGATAGGTCGTAAGAGTCTATCATTAGTCATAGGTTAACCTACTCtgatactatataaaaataccCATTTCTCCTCATAAAAGGTCTGATAGGAGGAGTGAGGTAACTCCTTATAAAGCCTAGGATGAATTTGTTCCTAAACCGTGTGGACTTCTCAATACAAGCTTCGTTTTACTTTAATCAAATATAGCTCGGAAATCCCTAGCAACATGGAACCAAAACTAATCATTCAACAAGACATGCTCTTtcgtaataataaaattatcctaAAACGGATCAGAAACTCCCGTTAACTTTCAGAaatacaaaaattcaaattgaaaagaaattcaGCAGAATAAGGGGAAATGAAAAAGTGCTTTTTTTTTCGTTGCGAAGTTTGAACATGCATTGTCCATTAACCTTatgcaaaatttgaaaacaagcAAGTTGGTGTTGTAACAACGTGTAAAAGTGGCCCATGAAAGATTGTCAGAGACCAACAAAAAAAGAACTCCCTTATGAAGAACACCATGGATGATCTAAATTCTGAACCCCATAAGGTATCTGCTGTAGCAAACGCAAAAGGTTCCCAATAGGAACCTAAAATTTTCCTATAAAGGAAACCGATAGAAAACCAATAACAATTCGTACCTTCCAAGCGAGTGAAAACCCGAGTCGACTCGCAATAAAACTGCTAGTAACCCAAGATATGACGCAAAACAGAGCAGCCAAGGACCCAGCTTTCACATCCAAACAGACGTAAAACACCGAATAGATCAAAGCTAACAAGAACCCAATGTTCAAAAGCAGAATAATATGTATCCCAAGCAGAGAAAACTCGATATGAGGGAAGTTGAACAGGGAAGGCGTGAAATAAAGAATAAGAAGAGCGGTGAAGAAGATTGGCCAAACAAACAACATGTGGATGGCTATGTTGATTGGGTTGCTGTGATAAGCGCCATAGAAAGCAAAATGCTTCTCAAGGTCAAACAATCCGGTCCTTCCCATCGAGAAATCGAGAAGAATTCCAGGAAAAGAAGGTGTTTTTTCACGTGAAGTTTCCGAGAAAAATTTAGAGTTTAGTTTCGACTTAGGTGAGAAGAAAAATACTCTGAGAGTTGGACCAAAAGGATTACGAGTCGTCAGAAAAGGGGAACGAGAAGCTAAAGGGATTGGAAAGAACGGAAGCTGTGGAAAGAAAGTTGCATTTTTGTTTTCGAAGATGGAATGCTCCGGTAAAGAAATACGCAAATAAACACCAATAGCGTCGTAGGAGACCAACATCCAAAAGCTGTGATACTATCACCCGAACGGGATCTTACCAGATCACTAGAGAATGTGATTGGCTAATGCATATAAAAGATTGGGTCAGTTGTCAAATGCAAGCTTTGATTCGTGGGAAAGCAAAGAAGGACTTATAGGAGGGAAAACAACTCAGTGGTCAGTTGTGGCGAATGCTAAACATCTGATCAAGTCAGAGATGGAGTGCAATCAACTGactcttaaaaaagaaagaaaagaaaaaaaaggaaaaaaataaataaataagtctgATATCtctataataaattttatttttttgaaaagagtaaatgaaaattgtacattttaaaattatatttagtattactcaACCGAATACAATAATATTGattgataaagaaaatatgGCATTAGAGTTTCAAATGTTACACAATTATTGCACAAGGAACCTCAGCCTCTCTTTACTTGACTAGCCCATATATTATGAAGAAAAGGACCAATATCCAACTTCTCAGCAAGAGTGACCTTTAACAGCCAAGCACAattaaggaagaagagaaaaggaaTACCTAACCCAActgtttaaaatttgatgatagCTCACTGTTTGTCTGTAATTCAACCATGTGTGTGGTTAAGCTTCCCAAAACTCTCAAATTTTCCACGTGGCACGAACCTATGGCCTATGCTGGATTAACGGGCAACACGGTCAGCCACAACACCTGCCCGCAAATCCACCACAACCAGAGTACTACTACTTCCTCCAGTCCTTGCCTTTAACCAGTGGGAATGACCAATTCTCTcctaaaatttgaaacaaaaaatctatccaatctctatacaccacatttttttaaatttttattatttttttatcaaatatttaatatatgaataataaataaaaaaataaattagtttaaaaagaataaattcaaaaaaaatttaaaaaaaatattaaaaattttaaatttttaaaaaaatatgatgtttgAAGAATGAGAGGTTGTATGGTATTGCTCTAATCTCGCGATCATAGAAAGGCTGTGTGTTGATTAATAATATTGGGCCCCATCAGTCGTGGGGTGCATGTGAAGTTCAGATGAACGGCCCACCCGCCGAGCTAAATCGATCGTATTTTGTCATGTACATTCCGAGAGCAGGTTTTCGAACTTGTAAAGATCATCTGCATGCACTGCTTACTTGGAAACGTACACTTGAGTTCTAATCTTGAGTTCAAAACTTGCGCACTTAGGTTATAAGTGTCTTTATCGCATCCAAGATTACCTCTAATATGATCCTAATACTTATTGCATCCTGCACTTCTTAGAAATATAAGATTTGGATAATATCTGTAAAGCTCATTAAGTGGAtccatatagtgatataattgGGCTATTAATACATCTCGAGAAGTCCATAATTTTGGTATAATGAGCATTAAATTGGTACATGCTTAATTATTTGTAGAGACCCATTAATGACTAATATAATTCCATTATTTTACTTTGGAAGAAACTAAAATTTGGATATTATATAGATTATGGTCCCCACTCTAGATTAATTCTTGACTCTACACATCGGTCTATTGTTGTAAGTTTTTTCAAGGAGGGAATATTGTACGTGGAAGATTGGACCTCtgcatttttctctttaataGCTATAGGTACATTCTCTCTACCAAATTTCTACAACGGTTAAATATGATATCTTGACATATTCGAATTCTCCAAATCCAGCAACAATGCCTATGACGGGCAAGATATACATGGACAAGAGAAAGAAGGCATGCACATGAGACAATCGAAATtgcaataaaacaaaagaacgCAACAatgtgttaacgtcgtgttttgtaCGCGTTTGGATCAGGTTCCAATAACTTAGGTCTTAAGAACTGGGCCTaggaaaatagagaagaaaacaGTTGGGAGAGGGCGACCTTGGGGCCGAGGATCTCCGATGCAATAAAGTctcttagaagtttgtaaataagtgagagagtTTAGTAATCAGAGAGAGGTTTCTCGTACTTGggacttgctatttataccatgagTCTGGGGGGGACAAATTGTGTCTACCCCTATGGAGTCTGTGTCCTTTACTGTTCCTTCTGTTAGAATCCTTTAATGCAGCGTGCCTTTGCGACGgtatcattaatgtggcgtatAACTCGAGTAGTGGTaccattaatgcagcgtggttCTCCGATTT encodes:
- the LOC121254684 gene encoding 2-hydroxy-palmitic acid dioxygenase mpo1-like, which produces MLVSYDAIGVYLRISLPEHSIFENKNATFFPQLPFFPIPLASRSPFLTTRNPFGPTLRVFFFSPKSKLNSKFFSETSREKTPSFPGILLDFSMGRTGLFDLEKHFAFYGAYHSNPINIAIHMLFVWPIFFTALLILYFTPSLFNFPHIEFSLLGIHIILLLNIGFLLALIYSVFYVCLDVKAGSLAALFCVISWVTSSFIASRLGFSLAWKVVLVAQLLCWTGQFIGHGIFEKRAPALLDNLVQAFIMAPFFVLLEALQNFFGYEPYPGFQAIVHAKIEAKIDEWKDKKEKLIP